AAGCCACAAGAGATGAATCCGTCCCATCAAAAGGCTCTCCCCCtggcactcaggagtcagaagcaggaaagcagtctgagttacatagtgaaaccatgtctcaaaaaactaaaacaaggggctgaagagatgactcagtggttaagagcactgggtgctagGGTAGAGGGTAggagttggttcccagcacccatcactccagttccaggggactcgaAGCCCTCTTGTTCTGCGGACACTGCACATACACCGTGCGCTTCCATGCCTGCAGCTAAGACACTCGGGCACACGGACCGACAACAAACCTTTCATGACGTACAGAGGCGCTCTTAACTAGTAGGCTAAACATGCAGTGATCCCGGGTGCTTGAGGCTGAAACAGCACAGGGCACCCTGGGTAATAgagtttatttggggggggggggaatgggagaagTATCGGTTCAGTGAGGCTATCCCAAACAAAGCTTGCAGGGCAAACGACTTCCATGTCTATGGCCAATAAGGAGTTCATGTCTTGAGCATGCAGACTCCATGTGCACACGAGTGGCCATCTCCGAGTGGCCAGAGCGGAGAGAACCAGGCAGATCCACATGTGACACAGAGTGCAGTGCCGAGACCAGGAGCCAAGTGGTTCTGAAGAGTCAGGTGAAAAAAAGAAGTGGGTATAGATTTACAATGCAAATAGACAGCTTTTAAAAGAACAAGTCCACATAAGTGACCTTGGTCTCTCAGGTCACCCTGGGGAAGGAAATAGGAGCCCAGCCCTCAGAGGAGCCCGAGGGAGTGACTCGTGCTTGCTGCCCCACTACTGAGTCAGGAGTATTGCTGCAAGCTCTAGCCCCATCTTTGGAATCCtgttacaatttattttttaagtagtgCTCGCCAccccaactccccccccccccccccggcgcctccagctccctcctccagtttctctgcatagtctgactgtcctggaactagcgcttatagaccaggctggcctcaaactcatgcgatccacctgtttctgcctcctgagtgctgggattaatggcgcgcaccaccatgcccagtgatgCATTTTCGCAGTCAGGCCTTTTTGCAAAGCTTTCTTACTGTCCTTTAAACTTGACCTGATTTAGGTGGCAGCTGAGGAAAAATGATAGGAAGGACACTGTCGCCCTGACACCTGTTTTGCTTTGCCAATCCACACAGGGTTGAAGCTTTGAGAGACGCGGCTACTGCTGTtgagcaagagaaagaaattctTCTGGAGATGATCCACAgcatccagaacagccaggacatGAGGCAGATTAGCGACGGTGAGAGCCGTTTCCACAGAGGGGCGCCGCCTGCCTCTAGGGCGTCTGATGAACGCGAGCCAACGCTCGGCTGACTTGGGGTGCGCCTGCTCCCCAGTTCAGTGTTAACCGCAGCTAGAGAGCAGCTGCAGCCCTTGGGCTGCTGGCCATGGTCATTGTCTCCGtgtactccccacccccaccccagtctgcCAGCTCCAGAAGGGCAGGCGAGTCAGGCAGCCTTCCTCAGACCCACAGTGCTTTCCACTGCGGGGAGGACAACGGTGGAGGAGCGAGGTGGAGGTGGAGACTTGGTGAGGTGTTCTGACGTGTGATGGACAAAGGAATTAAAGTAAAATGTCCTGCCGTGGTCCTCTGAGCAGTATGGCAGCCAGGGAGGAGTGGGTCACTGAGTACAGTGGGCTAGAGAGCTGGGGATGTGAGCAGTTGAACTCCAGACCCATAATGCTGTCTGTCCGCAGTGGGTCCTTCCTAGTCCTTCGCCATGATGGTGAAGGATCCATGCATTAGGGAGTTCTGGATCTGGGAAAGAAAGGAGTTGTTGCCGGTTTTGTGTAAATCTTGAAATGTTACCAGAGTCCATGGTCACCACAGCTTCCTGTCGCTGGCAAAGACTCGCGCCCAGGGCCAGCTCGAGTCTGTCTGCAGGGAGAAGGGCAGGGCTTGCTCTGGAGCGCAAGGGCAATAGTGTGGGCTGTGTTCCAACAGAGGAGAGCTTAGAATCGGATGTGCACACCAAGCCCCCGCTGTGCCCCATCTCGAGCCCTAGCCTTTCTCCCAGCTAAACTCTGCTTGCTCTGAAATCACTCGATTTCCATCCCAGCTATAAATGCCTCTGCCAAATGTGTGGACAGACTTGGGATGATAGCTGCCCCTACTGTGGAAAGACTTCCAGGGAAAGACATTCTGTGACCTAGCTCTGTCATTGGGCACTTCTTCAGTTAATCTTGCATGCTGTAgtattttgttggtggtggtggtggttttttctttttttggttttgttttgtttttttgtgtgattcattcatttatttatttatggtttttcaagacagggtttctctgtgtagctttggagcctgttctggaactcactctatagaccaggctggtctcaaactcacagagctctgcctgcctctgcctcccgagtgctgggattaaaggcattgccaccacagccagacctatttttggtttttaagcTTTAAAATTTTCACAGACGTGTCTAATACAAAATCAAGGTAGCCACGTGCCTACTTTGGCTTTGCAGATGTGCGAAGTTTTTGTCTCCTACTGACCGATGTTTCGTGtttaggagaaagagaggagctgAATCTGACTGCAAACCGCCTGATGGGACGGACCCTCACTGTCGAGGTCTCAGTGGAGACAATTCGGAACCCCCAGCAGGAGGAATCCTTGAAGCACGCCACGAAGATTATAGATGAGGTGGTGAATAAGTTCCTGGACGACCTGGGAAATGCCAAGAGTCACTTAATGTCACTCTACAGTGCCTGCTCATCTGAGGTGCCACCTGGTCCGGTTGACCAAAAATTTCAATCGATTGTAATCGGTTGCGCCCTTGAAGATCAGAAGAAAATTAAGCGGCGTCTGGAGACTCTGCTGAGGAACATTGACAACTCCGACAAGGCCATTAAACTGTTAGAGCACTCGAAAGGAGCCGGTCCCAAGACTCTGCAAAATGCCGATGGCAAAGTTAATTAGTCTACAAACCCACAGGCCCTTTACCAAGGctgtaaaaaaggaaaaaaaaaaccactatttTAAATAACTAGTTCTTTATGTTAGGCATAACCACTTATACCTCATACTGATGATTGTTTCAGATGAGGGAGTAGCCCAGTGTCAATAGACACACAAATAACCCTTGAAACTAGACGTATTTCAGTCTCTGATTCAGAAGCTTTGGACAGAATTCCTGTCTTGAACTGGACTTTAGggttgtatattttatttctgaagatGCACACATAGTActtgggaaaataaataaaagggaaatgcaTCACTGCTCTTTCCTTGACTTTAGTACAGACGCACCCAGCCCCTGGAGCAGTGTGGTCACACCACAGTGTGAACAGAGCACCCAGCCCCTGAAGCAGTGTGGTCACACCACAGTGTGAACAGAGCACCCAGCCCCTGAAGCAGTGTGATCACACCACAGTGTGAACAGAGCACCCAGCCCCTGGAGCAGTGTGTTCATACCATAGTGTGAACAGAGCACCCAGCCTCTGGAGCAGTGTGTTCACACTAGTGTGAACAGAGCACCCAGCCCCTGGAGCAGTGTGCTCATACCATAGTGTGAACAGAGCACCCAGCCTCTGGAGCAGTGTGCTCACACTAGTGTGAACAGAGCACCCAGCCCCTGAAGCAGTGTGGTCACATCACACAGTGTGCCTagaaagataaaaggaaacaCATCagaacctcaccctgcatgttcTCAATATTTGAGCCATCTGTTTTCTGCATCTCATCACATATCTTATGTGTGTAGAGGCATGACATAAAATGTAAGGAAACCACTTTACCATGATGACGGTCCATATCCACCAGGCAGTGGCCTGTCTCCACTGTGGGTGAGAATGGGCCGCCCTGAAGTCGCTGCGTTTGCATTGGGAGCGAGCCAGCTACTGACCCAGCCCCTTTTCTGTGGTCATGTGGGTGGTTTCAGCTTGTTGCTATGACGACAGCACATTTATGTCCTTAGAGCTTTTTATTCTGTTCTTGGTCTTCTTTGTATAAAATTCCACTAATGGGTCCATTGAGCCAAAAGATAGATACATTTTCATGACCTAAAAAcgtatttctaaatttttataagttttatCAGTTTGTACTGCCTTCAGTAATTAAAAGAATCCATGTCACAGAAGTCTGTAGCACTGGGCATTGCTTTTCTCCCATCGGGCACCAAGCCCCTTGTTAACTACACCTTGTTTGCTGACCAGCAGGTCACCTTCCTATGACTGAAGAGAAGCGCTGGCCACGGGCCACTCCAATGCTGCACCAGCTTCTCAGCACCAACTCTGAAGTACGTCGCCTCCAGCACAAGCTTTTTTAGGATGTAGAGATTTTCCTACCAAAAGACAAAGATGGACTATATGGACTGTTACCATCCAGCACAGCTATTCCTGAGCTGAATTTCTGTGCTGAAATGCTAAGCCAGTCTCAGGAAAGGGTCCCCAGCTGAGGTAAAGCATCTGC
The nucleotide sequence above comes from Microtus pennsylvanicus isolate mMicPen1 chromosome 7, mMicPen1.hap1, whole genome shotgun sequence. Encoded proteins:
- the Bag2 gene encoding BAG family molecular chaperone regulator 2, with translation MAQAKISAKAHEGRFCRSSSMADRSSRLLESLDQLELRVEALRDAATAVEQEKEILLEMIHSIQNSQDMRQISDGEREELNLTANRLMGRTLTVEVSVETIRNPQQEESLKHATKIIDEVVNKFLDDLGNAKSHLMSLYSACSSEVPPGPVDQKFQSIVIGCALEDQKKIKRRLETLLRNIDNSDKAIKLLEHSKGAGPKTLQNADGKVN